A single Bacillus sp. OxB-1 DNA region contains:
- a CDS encoding Lrp/AsnC family transcriptional regulator: protein MKEVLELDELDIKLLELLQMNSRVTISELSKQLVLSRPSVSERLQRLQERGIIEEFTARVSLPAVGLDILLFIQVSELKRTPHELEEFMENENAVIECHRVTGTTNYVLKAAVSNMASMSLLIDRLIPFGSLTTSIVLSSPIPYRVIQPEKGNAAAEKVKS from the coding sequence TTGAAAGAGGTGTTGGAATTGGATGAATTAGACATCAAACTGTTGGAATTGTTACAGATGAACAGCCGCGTTACAATCAGTGAGTTATCCAAGCAATTGGTACTCAGTCGGCCGAGTGTTTCCGAACGGCTTCAGCGATTGCAGGAAAGAGGCATTATTGAAGAGTTCACTGCACGGGTCTCCTTACCTGCGGTAGGCTTGGACATCCTATTGTTCATTCAAGTGAGTGAACTGAAAAGGACACCGCATGAGCTCGAAGAGTTTATGGAAAATGAAAACGCTGTCATTGAATGCCACCGGGTCACAGGCACGACAAATTACGTTCTGAAGGCCGCAGTTTCCAACATGGCCAGCATGAGCCTGCTGATCGACCGGCTAATACCATTCGGGTCTTTGACGACTTCCATCGTCTTATCATCCCCCATCCCCTATCGGGTCATTCAGCCTGAAAAGGGGAATGCGGCAGCCGAAAAGGTGAAGTCCTAG
- a CDS encoding 4-hydroxy-3-methylbut-2-enyl diphosphate reductase, whose translation MKVLKISPRGYCYGVVDAMVIARNAALDKTLPRPIYILGMIVHNKHVTDAFEQDGIITLDGENRLEILEQVETGTVIYTAHGVSPEVRELTKRKGLVAIDATCPDVTSTHDLIEEKTAEGYDIIYIGKRYHPEPEGAIGVAPHAVHLVESIKDIEQLTIENDKLLVTNQTTMSQWDVAHLMEALQEKYPHIEAHKEICLATQVRQEAVAEQAGEADLLLVVGDPKSNNSNRLTQVSVEIANTPSYRISDASEIDISWLEGVETVAVTAGASTPTLIVREVIGFLEAFDPEDPATHVPERKFQLERILPKIKNPTPVKRIEPYATS comes from the coding sequence GTGAAAGTGTTGAAGATTTCCCCGAGAGGGTATTGTTACGGTGTAGTGGATGCCATGGTGATCGCGAGAAATGCGGCACTAGATAAGACACTGCCGAGACCCATCTATATTTTGGGAATGATTGTTCATAATAAACACGTGACAGATGCCTTCGAACAAGATGGCATCATTACATTGGACGGGGAGAACCGTTTGGAGATCCTTGAGCAAGTGGAAACCGGAACGGTCATTTATACAGCTCACGGTGTGTCCCCTGAAGTGCGCGAGTTGACAAAACGGAAAGGGCTTGTTGCGATCGACGCTACCTGCCCTGATGTGACCAGCACGCATGATCTGATTGAAGAGAAGACGGCGGAAGGATACGACATCATCTATATCGGGAAGAGATATCATCCCGAGCCAGAGGGGGCCATTGGAGTTGCCCCGCATGCCGTGCACCTCGTTGAATCGATAAAAGACATCGAACAGTTAACGATCGAAAATGACAAACTTCTTGTCACAAACCAGACTACGATGAGCCAGTGGGACGTTGCTCACCTCATGGAAGCATTGCAGGAGAAATATCCGCATATCGAAGCGCATAAGGAAATTTGCCTTGCGACCCAAGTACGCCAGGAAGCGGTGGCGGAGCAAGCCGGCGAGGCAGATCTCCTGCTGGTAGTCGGAGACCCGAAAAGCAATAACTCCAATCGTTTGACACAAGTGTCCGTCGAAATCGCCAATACCCCTTCCTACCGCATATCGGATGCTTCTGAAATCGATATCAGCTGGCTGGAAGGTGTAGAGACGGTCGCCGTCACGGCAGGTGCCTCCACCCCGACATTGATTGTTCGCGAAGTGATCGGTTTCCTGGAAGCGTTCGACCCGGAAGATCCGGCCACTCATGTACCTGAACGGAAATTCCAATTGGAAAGGATCCTTCCGAAGATCAAAAATCCGACCCCTGTCAAACGCATCGAACCTTACGCAACGTCATAA
- a CDS encoding Nif3-like dinuclear metal center hexameric protein — MKHVNGHEIIMLFETWSPKRFAMEGDPVGLHIGQLNRPVQKVLVTLDVNEQVVDEAIERGANLIIAHHPPLFRPVKTIWTDTAQGRMIEKCIKHDVSVYAAHTNLDVAPGGVNDMLASKLGLIGTEVMEPTISDPLYKLAVFCPDSHADKLREALTQAGAGAIGDYTGCSFTSTGIGRFTPAEGADPFIGEVGKGEEVEEQRIEVVMPGPLRTKVMKAMLAAHPYEEPAYDFFVLDQRTNEYGLGRVGKLQQPMTLERFTQHVKASLQVPMVRFVGEPDKKIEKVAVLGGDGNKYIYAAKRKGADVLVTGDLYYHVAHDAESMGLAVVDPGHNVENVMIEGVAEYMRTACEQAGYAVEFLQSRISTEPFRFI, encoded by the coding sequence ATGAAACATGTGAATGGACATGAGATTATTATGCTGTTTGAAACATGGTCGCCTAAACGGTTTGCGATGGAAGGCGATCCGGTCGGGCTGCATATCGGCCAGCTGAACCGGCCCGTCCAAAAAGTTTTGGTCACCTTGGATGTGAATGAACAAGTGGTGGATGAAGCGATCGAACGAGGTGCAAATTTGATCATTGCGCATCATCCGCCGCTTTTCCGACCTGTTAAAACGATTTGGACGGATACTGCTCAAGGCCGGATGATAGAAAAGTGCATTAAACATGACGTTTCGGTCTATGCAGCCCATACGAATTTGGATGTCGCTCCAGGCGGGGTGAATGATATGCTCGCCTCGAAGCTGGGCTTGATTGGCACGGAAGTGATGGAGCCGACGATTTCCGATCCGCTTTATAAACTAGCCGTATTTTGTCCGGATAGCCATGCGGACAAGCTTCGGGAAGCTTTGACACAGGCGGGGGCTGGAGCAATCGGAGATTATACCGGATGCAGTTTCACTTCGACGGGAATCGGGCGATTCACTCCGGCGGAAGGGGCAGATCCTTTCATCGGGGAAGTTGGCAAGGGTGAAGAAGTGGAAGAACAGCGCATCGAGGTCGTTATGCCTGGACCGTTACGAACGAAAGTAATGAAGGCGATGCTGGCAGCCCATCCATATGAAGAGCCGGCGTATGACTTTTTCGTGCTCGATCAGCGAACGAATGAATATGGCTTGGGCCGGGTCGGAAAATTACAGCAACCGATGACTTTGGAGCGCTTTACCCAGCATGTTAAAGCTTCTCTGCAAGTGCCGATGGTCCGTTTCGTCGGTGAGCCGGATAAAAAGATTGAAAAGGTTGCGGTGCTCGGCGGGGATGGAAACAAATACATCTACGCGGCCAAGCGGAAAGGGGCCGATGTCCTTGTGACCGGCGATCTGTATTACCACGTGGCCCATGATGCAGAGTCGATGGGCTTGGCAGTGGTGGACCCGGGGCATAATGTCGAGAATGTGATGATCGAAGGCGTCGCGGAATATATGCGGACTGCCTGCGAACAAGCAGGTTATGCAGTGGAATTCCTCCAATCCCGAATTAGTACGGAGCCGTTCCGATTCATTTAA
- a CDS encoding tRNA (adenine(22)-N(1))-methyltransferase, translating to MNTEQLSDRLASVASFVPRGTVIADIGSDHAYLPCFLVKSGKVKKAIAGEVVKGPYESAVRNVQREGLAEAITVRMADGLSAVREEDGVDVITIAGMGGPLIVSILEKGAKALSTVRRIVAQPNINAKVIREWAVANGWFIVDEAILKEDGKIYEVLVLERGDASYDETELLVGPFLLEKKPEAFIEKWTREVQEWTRVLQSLEAAEETESIQSKKAQLRRQIELIGKVLST from the coding sequence TTGAATACGGAACAATTGTCGGATCGACTGGCTTCTGTCGCCTCTTTTGTGCCGAGAGGGACGGTTATTGCCGATATAGGCAGCGATCATGCGTATCTGCCTTGTTTTTTGGTCAAGTCGGGTAAAGTGAAGAAGGCGATTGCAGGGGAAGTGGTAAAGGGCCCTTATGAATCTGCTGTCCGGAACGTTCAGCGGGAGGGATTGGCCGAGGCGATCACGGTCCGGATGGCGGACGGGCTGTCCGCTGTCCGTGAAGAGGATGGAGTCGACGTCATCACCATAGCCGGCATGGGTGGGCCACTCATCGTTTCCATATTGGAAAAAGGGGCGAAAGCACTTTCGACAGTCCGCCGAATCGTCGCCCAGCCGAACATCAATGCGAAAGTGATCCGGGAGTGGGCGGTTGCCAATGGTTGGTTCATTGTAGACGAAGCGATCTTGAAAGAGGACGGGAAGATTTACGAAGTCCTTGTTCTGGAAAGAGGGGACGCCTCCTACGATGAAACGGAATTATTGGTTGGTCCTTTTCTGCTGGAAAAGAAGCCGGAAGCTTTCATCGAGAAATGGACCCGTGAAGTCCAAGAGTGGACCCGTGTGCTCCAATCTCTGGAAGCCGCAGAAGAGACGGAGTCGATCCAATCCAAAAAAGCTCAATTGAGAAGACAGATTGAACTGATCGGAAAGGTGTTGTCGACATGA
- the cccA gene encoding cytochrome c550, with the protein MSKNPVVPYFLIFALGLGLIFFMSLYGLDQKEEIAKQGEEGEGTEEVASTEDFDAEAVAQQKCIGCHGGDLTGGMGGAAPSLVGLDVPKEEIVDVLHNGVGAMPPNLVPGADAEVMADYILSLQ; encoded by the coding sequence ATGAGTAAAAATCCAGTAGTCCCTTATTTTCTGATTTTTGCGCTTGGACTCGGTCTTATTTTCTTCATGTCACTTTACGGACTTGACCAAAAAGAGGAAATCGCGAAACAGGGCGAAGAAGGCGAAGGAACGGAAGAAGTGGCAAGCACTGAAGACTTTGACGCAGAAGCTGTCGCGCAGCAAAAATGTATCGGCTGTCATGGCGGTGACTTGACAGGTGGTATGGGTGGTGCTGCACCTTCCCTAGTCGGTTTGGATGTACCGAAAGAGGAAATCGTAGATGTCCTTCATAACGGGGTGGGCGCTATGCCTCCAAACCTGGTACCCGGTGCGGATGCTGAAGTAATGGCAGACTATATCTTATCACTTCAATAA
- a CDS encoding acyl-CoA dehydrogenase family protein, which produces MNFDLTQEQQMIKNTIREFADEVVAPGAIERDRTKEFPVEIFKQLADMGIMGLPFPEEYGGAGADTISFAIVTEELSRACASTGITYSAHISLGGAPLNLFGTHEQKQKYLTPICTGESFGAFGLTEPNAGSDAGGTQTTAKADGKDFVINGSKAFITNASYAKHLALTAITGMEGNKKEISAIIVPTDAEGFTVLDNYEKMGLNASNTTELFLENVRVPQENLLGERGKGFQQFLVTLDGGRIGIGAMAVGIAQAAFDKAKNYANERKQFGKALSEFQVTQFKLADMALKIELARNMVYKASWLKDQGRPFSKEAAMCKLYASEIAMEVADEAIQIHGGYGYMKEYEVERYMRDAKLLEIGEGTSEVQRMVISRLINETRTSAGVLR; this is translated from the coding sequence ATGAATTTCGATTTGACACAAGAACAACAAATGATCAAGAACACGATCCGCGAATTTGCGGATGAGGTCGTTGCGCCTGGGGCGATTGAACGAGACCGTACGAAAGAGTTTCCTGTGGAAATTTTCAAACAGTTGGCTGACATGGGGATCATGGGATTGCCGTTTCCTGAGGAATATGGGGGAGCAGGAGCGGACACGATCAGTTTTGCCATTGTCACGGAGGAACTGAGCCGGGCGTGTGCTTCTACAGGAATCACCTATTCAGCCCATATCTCGTTGGGCGGTGCTCCTTTGAATCTTTTCGGGACACACGAACAAAAGCAGAAGTATTTGACACCGATTTGTACAGGTGAATCTTTCGGAGCATTCGGATTGACTGAACCGAATGCGGGATCGGATGCGGGGGGGACGCAGACGACCGCCAAGGCAGATGGAAAGGATTTTGTCATCAACGGTTCGAAGGCATTCATTACAAATGCGAGCTACGCAAAACATCTGGCTTTGACTGCCATTACAGGCATGGAAGGCAATAAGAAAGAAATCAGCGCTATCATCGTTCCGACGGATGCGGAAGGTTTCACAGTGCTGGATAACTATGAAAAAATGGGCTTAAACGCTTCCAATACAACAGAATTATTCCTTGAAAATGTAAGAGTGCCGCAAGAAAACCTGCTAGGGGAACGCGGAAAAGGATTCCAGCAATTCCTTGTCACTCTGGACGGGGGACGGATCGGAATCGGCGCGATGGCTGTCGGAATCGCACAAGCTGCTTTTGATAAGGCGAAAAACTATGCGAATGAACGGAAGCAATTTGGTAAAGCGCTATCCGAATTTCAAGTGACTCAATTCAAATTGGCCGATATGGCGTTAAAGATCGAATTGGCACGGAATATGGTATACAAAGCTTCCTGGTTGAAAGATCAAGGCCGTCCATTCTCAAAAGAGGCCGCGATGTGTAAATTGTATGCCTCGGAAATCGCAATGGAAGTGGCGGACGAAGCGATTCAGATTCACGGCGGATATGGCTATATGAAAGAATATGAAGTCGAGCGTTATATGCGCGATGCGAAACTGTTGGAAATCGGCGAAGGGACATCCGAAGTCCAACGAATGGTCATTTCCAGATTGATTAATGAAACTCGAACTAGCGCTGGCGTTTTACGATAA
- the rpoD gene encoding RNA polymerase sigma factor RpoD: protein MKNKEQSGEMETEMTIEEVKAQLLETGKKSGELTLDEVTEKLSAFEMEPEQFEEFLDQIEAQGIELDGKEDENAVEGDGKAGSEDTQFDLNDLSVPPGVKINDPVRMYLKEIGRVNLLTGAEEVELAIRIKEGDEEAKKRLAEANLRLVVSIAKRYVGRGMLFLDLIQEGNMGLIKAVEKFDHTKGFKFSTYATWWIRQAITRAIADQARTIRIPVHMVETINKLIRVQRQLLQDLGREPTPEEIGEEMDLTAEKVREILKIAQEPVSLETPIGEEDDSHLGDFIEDSEAQSPSDHAAYELLKEQLEDVLDTLTDREENVLRLRFGLDDGRTRTLEEVGKVFGVTRERIRQIEAKALRKLRHPSRSKRLKDFLE, encoded by the coding sequence ATGAAAAATAAAGAACAATCCGGCGAAATGGAAACTGAAATGACAATCGAAGAAGTGAAAGCCCAGTTGTTGGAAACCGGGAAGAAATCCGGTGAGCTGACACTTGATGAGGTAACTGAAAAATTATCCGCCTTCGAAATGGAACCGGAACAGTTCGAGGAATTCCTGGATCAAATCGAGGCGCAAGGAATCGAATTAGATGGCAAAGAAGACGAGAATGCCGTTGAGGGGGACGGGAAAGCCGGTTCCGAAGACACACAATTCGACTTGAATGATCTTAGCGTTCCGCCGGGAGTCAAAATCAACGATCCCGTCCGTATGTACTTGAAAGAAATCGGCCGCGTCAATCTTTTGACTGGAGCGGAAGAAGTGGAATTGGCCATCCGGATCAAAGAAGGGGACGAAGAGGCGAAAAAACGCCTCGCTGAAGCGAATCTGCGTCTCGTCGTCAGTATCGCGAAACGGTATGTAGGCCGCGGGATGCTTTTCCTGGACCTGATTCAGGAAGGGAATATGGGCCTCATCAAAGCGGTTGAGAAGTTCGACCATACGAAAGGTTTTAAATTCAGTACGTATGCGACGTGGTGGATCCGCCAGGCCATCACGCGAGCAATCGCGGATCAGGCGCGGACAATCCGTATTCCGGTCCATATGGTGGAGACGATCAATAAATTGATCCGTGTCCAACGGCAATTGCTCCAAGATCTAGGGCGCGAACCGACACCTGAGGAAATCGGGGAGGAAATGGATCTTACAGCTGAAAAAGTCCGTGAGATTTTGAAGATTGCCCAAGAACCGGTTTCCCTTGAAACGCCAATTGGGGAGGAAGACGATTCCCATCTTGGTGATTTCATCGAAGACTCCGAAGCGCAATCACCTTCCGACCATGCTGCGTATGAGTTGCTGAAAGAGCAATTGGAGGATGTCCTCGATACGCTGACTGACCGGGAGGAAAATGTATTGCGCCTCCGCTTCGGCCTCGATGATGGCAGAACCCGGACGCTCGAGGAAGTGGGCAAGGTGTTCGGCGTCACACGCGAACGGATTCGGCAAATAGAAGCGAAAGCACTGCGCAAGCTACGACATCCTTCCCGGAGCAAACGCTTGAAAGATTTCCTGGAATGA
- the dnaG gene encoding DNA primase gives MTRIPEETIEMVRTKTDIVDLIGEYVQLTKRGKNWFGLCPFHGESTPSFSVSEEKQLFHCFGCGASGNAITFVMDMENSPFTEAVLKLAERTGVEIDSGPGVTDRNPSTRQSDEQRQMMEAHSLAASFYSHLLLNTVEGEVALEYLEKRGFSREDIEKYGIGWALDNAEALSELLKRKGFDMKEMERAGLCIMKDDGTGYFDRFRGRIMFPLRDDNGNVVAFSGRTLTPDKQVAKYLNSPETPIFEKSRLLYNFHNARLNVRKSGKVIVFEGFMDTLSAERIGVSNSVAVMGTALSDAHIVKLKRIAKDVLVCCDGDDAGWIAAKRFADSLQAKGMNVEIALLPTDFDPDDYISQHGGQAFIEKVIGNPQSYMSFIMAFAKRSKNLTFENDMLQYIHEVLSELVNRPSPVERDLYMRQLSTETGVSMEALGQQFTKLNGRQASAAKKDQEFGPPPKLENEKNLTATDRAERLLLCHLLSDGALFDRVRDEFPELFIQDAYQAIFIRLAGFYEQHGNPDFHRFSESLEDRDLRKVVLEAAMVERDPDYKEEEIEDCIQHLVQQRIKLSIEDKLNESKTAEKLKDHGRALELAREIIQLRKSLSAHGRIPVD, from the coding sequence ATGACTAGAATCCCGGAAGAAACGATTGAGATGGTCCGGACAAAGACCGATATCGTGGATTTGATCGGTGAATATGTCCAACTGACCAAAAGAGGGAAGAACTGGTTTGGTCTATGTCCATTCCATGGAGAGAGCACGCCGTCATTTTCCGTTTCAGAAGAGAAGCAGCTGTTCCACTGTTTCGGTTGTGGAGCAAGTGGAAATGCCATCACATTCGTAATGGACATGGAAAATAGCCCATTCACCGAAGCGGTGTTGAAGTTGGCGGAACGGACTGGCGTGGAGATTGACTCGGGGCCTGGTGTAACCGACAGGAACCCATCCACCAGACAATCGGATGAACAACGGCAGATGATGGAAGCCCATTCGTTGGCCGCTTCCTTCTATAGTCATCTCTTGTTGAATACGGTAGAAGGGGAAGTTGCACTTGAATATCTCGAAAAAAGAGGTTTTTCAAGGGAGGACATTGAAAAATACGGTATCGGCTGGGCATTGGATAATGCTGAAGCGTTGTCTGAACTGCTAAAACGAAAAGGCTTCGACATGAAAGAAATGGAACGTGCCGGGCTGTGTATTATGAAAGACGATGGGACAGGCTATTTTGACAGGTTCAGAGGACGTATCATGTTCCCGCTTCGTGACGATAATGGAAATGTTGTCGCTTTTTCGGGAAGGACACTTACACCAGATAAACAGGTCGCGAAATACCTCAATAGCCCCGAAACTCCCATCTTCGAAAAGAGCAGATTATTGTACAATTTTCACAATGCACGTCTTAATGTTCGGAAATCGGGTAAAGTAATAGTATTTGAAGGATTTATGGATACTTTATCCGCTGAACGGATCGGCGTTTCCAACAGCGTGGCTGTCATGGGGACAGCATTATCCGATGCCCATATCGTCAAGTTGAAAAGGATAGCAAAAGATGTCCTTGTCTGCTGTGATGGGGACGATGCGGGCTGGATCGCAGCGAAACGGTTTGCCGATAGTTTGCAGGCAAAAGGGATGAATGTCGAAATTGCATTGCTTCCGACAGATTTTGATCCGGATGATTATATTTCACAGCATGGCGGGCAAGCATTCATTGAAAAGGTGATCGGCAATCCGCAATCGTATATGTCTTTTATTATGGCCTTCGCCAAAAGGTCGAAAAATCTCACCTTTGAGAATGACATGCTTCAATATATACACGAAGTTCTGAGCGAGCTTGTGAATAGGCCATCGCCTGTGGAACGGGATCTCTATATGAGGCAGCTGTCGACGGAAACCGGTGTTTCCATGGAGGCTCTCGGCCAGCAGTTCACAAAGCTGAACGGAAGGCAGGCTAGTGCAGCTAAAAAAGATCAGGAGTTCGGGCCTCCGCCAAAGTTGGAAAATGAAAAAAACCTGACGGCAACTGATCGGGCGGAACGCTTATTGCTTTGTCATCTTCTGAGTGACGGAGCCTTATTCGACCGGGTTCGGGATGAATTTCCCGAGCTGTTCATCCAAGATGCCTATCAAGCGATTTTCATTCGGTTGGCCGGCTTTTATGAGCAACACGGAAACCCTGATTTCCACAGATTCTCTGAATCATTGGAAGACCGCGACTTGCGGAAGGTCGTCTTGGAAGCGGCGATGGTGGAAAGGGATCCGGATTATAAAGAAGAAGAAATCGAGGACTGTATACAGCATTTGGTCCAACAGCGTATAAAGCTCTCGATTGAAGATAAATTAAATGAATCTAAAACAGCTGAAAAATTAAAGGATCATGGCCGGGCATTAGAGTTGGCCAGGGAAATCATTCAGCTCCGGAAATCATTATCGGCACATGGCCGGATTCCGGTGGACTAA
- a CDS encoding pyruvate, water dikinase regulatory protein, with translation MRKLTLFIISDSVGETADLVAKAAASQFSQGLEAVSMKRFSHVEDETQLAEIVYLAREQKAIIIYTLVKSKMRKILKKECETFGICCIDLLGPVVDRIGEELGEQPLEEPGLVRQLDEDYFRKIEAIEFAVKYDDGRDPRGILQADIVLVGVSRTSKTPLSQYLAHKRFKVANVPLVPEVEPPAELFEISPEKCFGLVTTPEKLNSIRRERLIALGLKDDANYAQLERIEQEIRYFRDVVAKLGCKVIDVTNRAVEETANVILSEIAKQG, from the coding sequence ATGAGAAAGCTAACATTATTTATCATTTCCGATTCGGTCGGGGAAACTGCCGATCTAGTGGCGAAGGCGGCGGCGAGCCAGTTCAGCCAAGGGTTGGAAGCAGTCTCCATGAAGCGTTTCTCCCACGTGGAGGATGAAACGCAGCTGGCAGAGATCGTTTATTTGGCAAGAGAGCAGAAAGCGATCATCATCTATACTTTAGTGAAAAGCAAAATGCGTAAAATATTGAAAAAAGAATGTGAAACATTCGGTATCTGTTGCATCGACTTGCTCGGTCCCGTCGTCGATCGCATCGGCGAGGAGCTTGGTGAGCAGCCGTTGGAAGAGCCGGGCCTTGTCCGCCAATTGGATGAAGACTATTTCAGGAAAATCGAAGCAATTGAGTTCGCTGTGAAATATGACGACGGTCGGGATCCTCGGGGGATTCTGCAAGCGGACATTGTACTGGTCGGAGTTTCCAGGACATCCAAGACGCCCCTTTCGCAATATTTGGCGCATAAACGGTTCAAAGTGGCGAATGTCCCGTTGGTGCCCGAAGTGGAGCCGCCGGCGGAGCTATTCGAAATCAGCCCCGAAAAATGTTTCGGACTTGTGACAACGCCTGAAAAATTGAATTCCATCCGGAGGGAAAGGTTGATTGCCCTCGGATTGAAAGATGATGCAAATTATGCTCAGCTGGAGCGGATTGAACAAGAAATCCGGTACTTCCGGGATGTTGTTGCGAAGCTCGGCTGCAAAGTAATCGATGTGACGAACCGGGCTGTGGAAGAAACGGCCAATGTCATTTTAAGCGAAATTGCCAAGCAAGGATAA
- a CDS encoding helix-turn-helix transcriptional regulator: MELNKRQTEILEIVKVDGPITGEQIAERLNLVRATIRPDLAILTMAGYLDARPRVGYFYSGKKTVQSVADSMIGMKVGDFQSIPVVVADTVSVYDAICQMFLEDVGTLFVIDKSSKLSGVLSRKDLLRTSLGNNELEKIPVHVIMTRMPNITYCKKQDTLLFAAQKMIDQQIDSLPVVIEKEGGLEVIGRITKTNITAAFLSLAEDHEL; encoded by the coding sequence ATGGAACTGAATAAACGCCAGACGGAAATACTGGAAATCGTCAAGGTGGATGGCCCGATCACCGGCGAGCAAATTGCGGAACGGTTGAACTTGGTGAGAGCCACGATCCGTCCTGATTTGGCAATTTTGACGATGGCGGGTTATTTGGACGCAAGGCCCCGGGTCGGCTATTTCTATTCCGGAAAGAAAACTGTCCAATCGGTGGCGGATAGCATGATCGGCATGAAGGTTGGCGACTTCCAATCGATTCCCGTCGTCGTTGCAGATACAGTCTCCGTCTATGACGCCATATGCCAAATGTTCCTAGAGGACGTCGGGACATTGTTCGTAATTGATAAATCATCCAAACTGTCGGGGGTCCTCTCCAGAAAGGATTTATTGCGTACTAGCTTAGGCAATAACGAACTCGAAAAAATTCCCGTCCATGTCATCATGACGAGGATGCCTAATATTACATACTGTAAAAAGCAAGATACGCTTCTATTTGCTGCACAAAAGATGATAGATCAGCAGATTGATTCCCTTCCGGTCGTGATAGAGAAAGAGGGGGGGCTCGAAGTCATCGGCAGGATTACGAAAACAAACATTACTGCAGCCTTCCTATCTCTTGCGGAGGACCACGAATTATGA